A window of the Desulfovibrio sp. genome harbors these coding sequences:
- a CDS encoding rhomboid family intramembrane serine protease — MIPLKDNIPRIRRPLVVWIIFALNLVVFLFELVLPEQTLSLLLHVYGAVPIRFTDSQWAIYAGYPSGVWTTAFTYMFLHGGWLHFLLNMWVFWIFADNVEDALGHWRFLLFYLLSGLAALSLHVIFNPGSDMPVVGASGAIAGIMGAYFRLFPQARVIVLIPLLFIPWIVEVPAVVFLGIWFLIQVSSGLLASTPLNDGQSVAWWAHAGGFVFGMLLVKFFGGLDCRYCYMRESRSYERR, encoded by the coding sequence ATGATCCCATTGAAAGACAATATTCCCCGCATTCGAAGGCCACTGGTGGTGTGGATCATTTTCGCGCTCAATCTGGTGGTGTTTCTTTTCGAGCTTGTGCTTCCCGAACAGACCCTGAGCCTTTTGCTGCACGTTTACGGAGCTGTGCCCATTCGGTTTACCGATTCCCAATGGGCCATATACGCCGGGTATCCGTCCGGGGTTTGGACCACGGCGTTCACCTATATGTTCCTGCACGGCGGTTGGCTCCATTTTCTCCTGAACATGTGGGTGTTCTGGATTTTCGCGGACAACGTCGAGGATGCGCTGGGGCACTGGCGCTTCCTCTTGTTCTATCTGCTCTCGGGTCTGGCGGCGCTTAGCCTGCACGTGATTTTCAACCCGGGGTCGGACATGCCGGTGGTGGGCGCCTCCGGAGCCATAGCAGGAATCATGGGCGCGTATTTCCGCCTGTTTCCCCAGGCCAGGGTCATCGTGCTCATACCGCTGTTGTTCATACCCTGGATCGTGGAAGTCCCGGCCGTGGTATTTTTGGGCATCTGGTTTCTCATCCAGGTGTCATCGGGCCTGCTTGCCTCCACGCCCTTGAACGACGGCCAGTCCGTGGCCTGGTGGGCGCATGCCGGGGGCTTCGTTTTCGGCATGCTACTGGTGAAGTTTTTCGGAGGGCT